GGGTTAGGCCCCCCCGCAGCAGGCACCGTCTGGCTGGTCCAATACGTAATCGCCACATTATGAGTTCACCCGCAGTCCATGGCAGGGCGCTGGGCCGGTTTGGTGGACTGCGGGCGGGCGCAGGCGGTTTCGGGCGCGGGGGGCCGGCCGGAGAACCAGGCGGGTTGCGCGGGACGGCGTGGAGAGTGGGCGAGGCACGGCTGCTGCACGATTGAAGTTCATCGGCTGGTGCAGCACCATGGAGGTTCACGCGTCCTCCCCTTTGCGTCTTCTGCCCCGCTGGAGCCGGTCCCTCGTGGCGGTCCCCCTCCTGCTGCTCCCCTTCGCGTCTCTGCCCGCCGCCGCTCAAACCGCACCGGCCACGGAAGCGCAGATGCAGCTGTATACCCGGATCGCGGCTGTCAACGTTTGCATCGCCCGCGGCGGCGGCGTGGACTTCGACAAGGCCGTGGCCATCGCCGGTGAAACCATCGCGCAAGTGCTCCAGGGGCTGCACGGCGGCAAGATCCAGCAGGTGGGCACCCAGACCCTCACCATTGAGGATTTGCGGCGCGGTGCCGTGAACTCCGCCGTGATCGGCGCGGTGGATCTCTGTCCGAAACAGGTCCCGCCGGATGTAGTGAAGCGGGTGGAGGCGGCCATCAAGCAGCAGGGATCTGGCGCAAGGCCGGCAGCTGGCCCGCTCGCACCTGCACCAGCTGCCCCTGCAAAGGCACCTCCGAAGTAGGTGGCTGAGACGTTGGCTTTTTGATAGAGGCCAACCTCACAACTGGCGGTCGCATCCGGATGCGATTGACCCCCTGGTCAGTTGCAGTTCATTCAGGGCTTCTGGCTTTGCTGAAGGCATCCCTCCGGGGTGTTTTTCACCAACGTCGTCATGACCTTCTCGTCATCTTCTGCCCTGATGGCCGCCGGCCTGCTCAGCATTGGTTCCTTGGCTCCGCTCGCGGTCCAGGCTCAGTCGCTTGGGTTTCCTGGCCAGGCCTACCAGCAGGTGCCGGTGTATCAGCAGCAGCCGGTGTACCGCCAGGTTCCCGTCTATCGCCAGGTCCCCGTGGCCCAGACACTCCCACAGTCGGGAGTGATTCCGGTGCGGAACTTCCCCGCTCCTTATCA
Above is a window of Synechococcus sp. MW101C3 DNA encoding:
- a CDS encoding cAMP phosphodiesterase, coding for MAVPLLLLPFASLPAAAQTAPATEAQMQLYTRIAAVNVCIARGGGVDFDKAVAIAGETIAQVLQGLHGGKIQQVGTQTLTIEDLRRGAVNSAVIGAVDLCPKQVPPDVVKRVEAAIKQQGSGARPAAGPLAPAPAAPAKAPPK